One genomic segment of Gymnogyps californianus isolate 813 chromosome 8, ASM1813914v2, whole genome shotgun sequence includes these proteins:
- the DIO1 gene encoding type I iodothyronine deiodinase: MFSIRVFLQKILILLHVTACVVVGKTLMILFPDAMKRYILKQGEKSRMNKNPKFSYENWGPTFFSFKYLLFVLKVKWKRLEDEAYEGHPAPNTPVVTFNGEVRHVFDFMRDNRPLILNFGSCTUPSFMLKFDEFNKLIKDFSSIADFLIIYIEEAHAVDGWAFKNNIVIKNHRSLEDRKIAAQFLQKNNPLCPVVLDTMENLSSSKYAALPERLYLLEGGKVIYKGGVGPWNYHPQEIRTILEKLK; this comes from the exons ATGTTCAGCATCAGGGTATTCCTACAAAAAATCCTGATTCTTCTGCACGTTACCGCATGCGTCGTCGTTGGCAAAACACTGATGATACTGTTCCCCGATGCCATGAAAAGATACATCCTAAAACAGGGCGAAAAGAGCAGAATGAATAAGAATCCAAAGTTCAGCTACGAAAACTGGGGTCCGACTTTTTTCAGCTTCAAGTATTTGCTCTTTGTGCTGAAGGTGAAGTGGAAGAGGCTGGAGGACGAAGCCTATGAGGGACATCCCGCTCCCAACACGCCAGTGGTGACTTTCAACGGGGAAGTTCGTCACGTCTTTGATTTCATGCGAG ataacCGACCTTTAATCCTGAATTTTGGAAGTTGCACCTGACCTtcatttatgttaaaatttgATGAGTTCAACAAGCTCATCAAAGATTTCAGCTCTATAGCAGATTTCCTTATCATCTACATCGAAGAAGCTCACGCAGTAG ATGGAtgggcttttaaaaacaatattgttattaaaaatcacagaagccTTGAAGATCGAAAAATTGCAGCacaatttcttcagaaaaataatcctttatGCCCAGTGGTTTTAGACACTATGGAAAACCTGAGCAGTTCAAAATACGCTGCATTGCCAGAACGACTGTATCTACTCGAAGGAGGGAAGGTCATCTACAAG GGAGGAGTGGGGCCTTGGAATTATCACCCCCAGGAAATACGCACCATCCTGGAAAAATTGAAATAG
- the YIPF1 gene encoding protein YIPF1 isoform X1: MATVDDLKFQEFDDAANLLAANPDATTISIDEPVEIPKNQHGRLQEPGREEDDELLGTDDSDKTELLAGQKKSAPFWTFEYYQTFFDVDTYQVLDRIKGSVFPVPGKNFVRLYIRSNPDLYGPFWICATLVFTIAVSGNLSNFFIHLGKPTYHYVPEFRKVSIAATTIYAYAWLVPLALWGFLMWRNSKVMNIVSYSFLEIVCVYGYSLFIYIPTAILWIIPQKVVRWVLVMFSLCLSGSVLVMTFWPAVRDDNRRIALATVGTIVLLHALLAVGCLAYFFDAPELDFPAPIIPAHNGTTVITKSQ; the protein is encoded by the exons ATGGCGACGGTGGATGACCTCAAATTTCAAG AATTTGACGATGCAGCTAATTTGCTTGCAGCAAATCCTGACGCTACCACAATAAGCATCGATGAGCCAGTTGAAATCCCCAAGAATCAGCACGGCCGTCTGCAGGAgccagggagagaagaggatgaTGAATTACTGGGGACCGATGACTCCGATAAAACAGAG CTGCTTgcaggacagaagaaaagtgCCCCTTTCTGGACATTTGAGTACTACCAGACGTTCTTCGATGTGGACACGTACCAG GTCCTGGACAGAATCAAAGGTTCGGTTTTCCCAGTACCAGGGAAGAACTTTGTAAGGCTGTATATCCGCAGCAATCCCGACCTTTACG gTCCCTTTTGGATATGTGCCACACTCGTCTTTACCATTGCTGTTAGTGGCAATCTCTCGAATTTCTTCATCCATCTGGGCAAACCAACGTACCACTATGTGCCCGAGTTCAGAAAAG TGTCCATTGCAGCAACAACGATTTATGCGTACGCTTGGCTTGTTCCCCTTGCTCTCTGGGGATTCCTGATGTGGAGGAACAGTAAAGTTATGAACATTGTCTCCTACTCGTTCCTGGAGATAGTGTGTGTATATGGCTACTCCCTCTTCATTTACATTCCCACAGCG ATTTTATGGATCATTCCACAAAAAGTGGTGCGCTGGGTCCTGGTGATGTTCTCCCTGTGCCTTTCGGGGTCTGTTTTGGTGATGACCTTTTGGCCCGCTGTCCGAGATGACAACCGGAGGATTGCGCTGGCGACCGTGGGGACCATTGTTCTGCTTCATGCCCTGCTGGCTGTCGGCTGTTTG GCATACTTTTTTGATGCCCCTGAACTGGATTTTCCTGCACCTATTATCCCTGCTCACAATGGAACAACAGTAATAACAAAGAGTCAGTAA
- the YIPF1 gene encoding protein YIPF1 isoform X2: protein MATVDDLKFQANPDATTISIDEPVEIPKNQHGRLQEPGREEDDELLGTDDSDKTELLAGQKKSAPFWTFEYYQTFFDVDTYQVLDRIKGSVFPVPGKNFVRLYIRSNPDLYGPFWICATLVFTIAVSGNLSNFFIHLGKPTYHYVPEFRKVSIAATTIYAYAWLVPLALWGFLMWRNSKVMNIVSYSFLEIVCVYGYSLFIYIPTAILWIIPQKVVRWVLVMFSLCLSGSVLVMTFWPAVRDDNRRIALATVGTIVLLHALLAVGCLAYFFDAPELDFPAPIIPAHNGTTVITKSQ from the exons ATGGCGACGGTGGATGACCTCAAATTTCAAG CAAATCCTGACGCTACCACAATAAGCATCGATGAGCCAGTTGAAATCCCCAAGAATCAGCACGGCCGTCTGCAGGAgccagggagagaagaggatgaTGAATTACTGGGGACCGATGACTCCGATAAAACAGAG CTGCTTgcaggacagaagaaaagtgCCCCTTTCTGGACATTTGAGTACTACCAGACGTTCTTCGATGTGGACACGTACCAG GTCCTGGACAGAATCAAAGGTTCGGTTTTCCCAGTACCAGGGAAGAACTTTGTAAGGCTGTATATCCGCAGCAATCCCGACCTTTACG gTCCCTTTTGGATATGTGCCACACTCGTCTTTACCATTGCTGTTAGTGGCAATCTCTCGAATTTCTTCATCCATCTGGGCAAACCAACGTACCACTATGTGCCCGAGTTCAGAAAAG TGTCCATTGCAGCAACAACGATTTATGCGTACGCTTGGCTTGTTCCCCTTGCTCTCTGGGGATTCCTGATGTGGAGGAACAGTAAAGTTATGAACATTGTCTCCTACTCGTTCCTGGAGATAGTGTGTGTATATGGCTACTCCCTCTTCATTTACATTCCCACAGCG ATTTTATGGATCATTCCACAAAAAGTGGTGCGCTGGGTCCTGGTGATGTTCTCCCTGTGCCTTTCGGGGTCTGTTTTGGTGATGACCTTTTGGCCCGCTGTCCGAGATGACAACCGGAGGATTGCGCTGGCGACCGTGGGGACCATTGTTCTGCTTCATGCCCTGCTGGCTGTCGGCTGTTTG GCATACTTTTTTGATGCCCCTGAACTGGATTTTCCTGCACCTATTATCCCTGCTCACAATGGAACAACAGTAATAACAAAGAGTCAGTAA
- the NDC1 gene encoding nucleoporin NDC1: protein MEAEVGRQRALLRQVLGWRVAAAVAWSVLLLPVCTAAFVVLSGLDPFHPVRWISNSFNDLYTSYVIFCILLMSVVILVISIFNVEFHAVVPSIPCSRLALIGKIIHPQQVIHSVVHAVMGMLVAWCAAVMTKGKFQFLAVPCTPSESLDDAVPQMCLNEYHLFFLLSGAFMGYSYSLLYLINNMNYLPFPIIQQYKYLRFRRSLPLLIKHSCVESLYFVRNFCVAYYFFGYIPKVWISTTMDLHIDSKLHPLDTLTGLLDLSLFYHAWLCGVFLLITWYIAWLLFKIYATETHHFPVQPTFAEETDQCLPKILNSNPPLIIKFLALQDLMLLSQYSPVRRQEVFSLSQPGGHPHNWTAISRECLSLLSDLTQRLITQQEAAAANGRAKQPAGELKVSPQTPGAVVTEDMSFQSQRPNIVPRASMSSLVKSSLMPLKTSPGSDVGSPFSSPALNCKMGILDVNTPWHGSVQSPHVTRRGPKLWTSGSDLQMNGSHHESFPVLSAARVRSEAVQPRFIYTWLQNKQELIKNFLSKRVLIMYFFSKHPEASIQAIFSDAQMHIWALEGLSHLVAASFTEDQFGVVQTTLPAILNTLLTLQEVVDRYFKLPHVSSKPPRISGSLVDTSYKTLRFALRASLKTALYRITTVFGEHLNAVQVSTEHKKRLQQFLEYKE, encoded by the exons ATGGAGGCGGAGGTGGGCCGGCAGCGGGCGCTGCTCCGCCAG GTACTGGGCTGGAGGGTGGCGGCCGCCGTCGCCTGGtccgtgctgctgctgcccgtCTGCACCGCCGCCTTCGTCGTCCTCAGCGGCCTCGACCCCTTCCACCCGGTGCGCTGGATCTCGA attcTTTCAATGATTTGTATACTTCCTATGTCATCTTTTGTATCCTCCTTATGTCTGTGGTGATACTAGTAATAAGCATCTTCAACGTTGAATTTCATGCAG TTGTGCCATCAATACCATGCTCTCGATTAGCACTGATAGGAAAAATTATTCACCCTCAGCAAGTTATCCATTCAGTTGTTCATGCTGTAATGGGAATGTTGGTTGCTTGGTGCGCTGCAGTTATGACAAAAGGGAAGTTCCAGTTTCTTGCTGTGCCCTGCACGCCTTCAGAAAG CCTAGATGACGCTGTTCCTCAGATGTGCCTAAATGAGTATCacctcttttttctgctttctggagCTTTCATGGGATACAGTTACAGTCTTTTGTATCTTATTAACAATATGAATTATTTGCCGTTTCCAATCATACAG caaTACAAGTACTTACGTTTCAGAAGATCTTTGCCTCTCCTCATTAAGCACAGTTGTGTGGAATCGCTGTATTTTGTTAGAAACTTCTGTGTCGCATATTACTTTTTTG GTTATATCCCAAAGGTATGGATAAGTACCACAATGGATCTTCATATAGATAG TAAATTGCATCCTCTTGACACTCTGACTGGCTTATTGGATCTCTCCTTGTTTTACCATGCCTGGTTATGTGGCGTATTTCTTCTGATTACCTGGTACATTGCATGGTTACTCTTCAAAATCTATGCTACAGAG ACGCATCATTTTCCTGTACAGCCAACTTTTGCTGAGGAGACAGACCAGTGCCTGCCTAAAATCTTAAACAGCAATCCTCCCCTCATTATAAAG TTTTTAGCCTTACAAGACTTGATGTTACTTTCCCAATATTCTCCTGTTCGACGACAGGAAGTCTTTAGCCTTAGTCAGCCAG GTGGGCACCCGCACAACTGGACTGCAATATCAAGGGAGTGTTTGAGTCTTCTGAGTGATCTGACCCAGAGGCTGATCACACAGCaggaagctgcagcagcaaatgGGAGAGCAAAGCAGCCAGCAGGAGAGCTGAAAGTATCTCCGCAGACTCCAG GAGCCGTTGTGACAGAAGACATGTCTTTCCAGTCACAGAGGCCTAATATCGTTCCCAGAGCCTCCATGTCTTCACTGGTTAAATCATCCCTAATGCCCTTAAAGACATCGCCTGGGTCTGATGTTGGTTCGCCTTTCAGCTCACCTGCTTTAAATTGCAAGATGGGAATTCTGGATGTAAACACTCCTTGGCACGGATCAGTCCAAAGTCCTCATGTTACGAGAAGGGGACCAAAGCTGTGGACATCAGGTTCAG ATCTGCAAATGAATGGTTCCCACCACGAATCCTTCCCAGTGCTCTCTGCTGCAAGAGTTCGCAGTGAGGCAGTACAGCCAAGGTTTATTTACACATGGCTTCAGAACAAGCAAGAACTG ataaaaaacTTTTTGTCAAAACGAGTGCTGATAATGTATTTCTTCAGCAAG CACCCAGAAGCCTCCATCCAAGCTATCTTCTCTGATGCCCAAATGCACATCTGGGCTTTGGAAG GTCTGTCTCATTTGGTAGCAGCCTCTTTTACTGAAGACCAATTTGGAGTTGTCCAAACTACACTGCCAGCTATCCTGAATACATTACTGACTCTTCAGGAG GTTGTAGACAGATACTTCAAACTGCCTCACGTTTCTAGCAAGCCCCCAAGGATTTCAGGAAGTCTGGTGGACACATCCTACAAAACGCTACGATTTGCACTGAGAGCATCTCTGAAAACAGCACTATATCGGATAACTACTGTCTTTGGAGAGCACTTAAA TGCAGTGCAAGTGTCTACAGAACATAAGAAAAGACTTCAGCAATTCTTGGaatacaaagaataa